In the Pectinatus sottacetonis genome, TTCTTTAGTTGAAAGCAGGTTATTGTTGTTTGATTCATTAAGCTTATTTTCAATAAGGCTCTGGACATCATCTTTGCTTATAGCGCGTGAATAATTGTTTTGAATGATTTTTAAGCGAAAATCGCGTAATTGGTTATATTTTTTTAACGATGTAGTTAAAGAGGCAATTTCATGTTCTTGTAAAGGTTGTCCTATTAAAATAATTTCCAGGAGTTTGTCATTTGGAAGCATTTTGTAAGATATTACCTGCGAGTTGTCAAAGATGAAATTATCTGCTATATATGTTTTCATTTCAGTAGTTTCCAAATTAAGTTTTACACTTTTATAGGCCATATATATACTGGGAATTATAGTTAAAATTCCTATTATTACCAGATATGTACGCTGACGGTTAAATATTCGCCGCGAAATATAAGCTTTGCTGGGAATACGTATCATTTTTAAAAAGATAAAACTAGCCAGGCAGATAAAAAAGCTATTGATGAAAAAAAGATATAATGCCCCCAGAAAAAATTTTGCTGAATGTATAGATAATCCATAACCGGCTGTGCATAATGGAGGCATGAGAGCTGTAGCAATGGCAACACCAGGAATCACGTTGCTTTTTTCTTTGCGGGTTATTCCAATAATACCGGCAAGACCGCCAAATATAGCAATTAATACATCCCATATGGTAGGTTCAGTGCGGGCTAGTAATTCGGAAGACGCTGTTGATATAGGAGAAAGCTGAAAATATATAGCAGATGCAAGGACTGATAATGATACCTGAAACATAAGTTTAAAAAAAGATTTCTTAACATAGTTTGTGTCGTACGAGGCCATGCCATAACCTATACCCATTATAACGCCCATTAAGGGCGATATAAGCATAGCCCCAATCACAACGGCAGTGCTATTCATATTGAGACCAATAGAGGCAATAAAAATAGCTAGAATAAGTATGCACATATTAGTCCCTTTTATTGTGCTGCCACTATTTATTCGCTGGGTTATTTCGGGAATATCAGCACGGTCTTCACTTAAGATAAACAGGTCAGTAAATAATTTTTTTATGGGTTCCATTGAGTGTCATCCTTTCATTAAATATGTCAAAATATTCATGGTATTATTATGACTGTGCTGTAATAATAGATAATATAAACATAATGCTGTCGTTGAAAAATATACTGGGCTATCCTTTTTTAGCATGGAGTAAAAATTTCATATATTTTTTTATTATTTTTCGCATTGTGCTAGCTGGTAATAATTAACTTTACAAAAAAGGTTCAACAGACTATCCTTCTAAGTATCTAAGCCCAAAGAAGTGTAGCAAATGTTGAACCAATTTAAGTATAGACAAAGTAACTTAAAATTACAATCATATTTATCAAATTGGTAGTGAAATTTATTGGTATTGTATAAATAACAAACCTTTGCGTAATTTCAATTCAAAAATTTTAAAGAATTATGCAGATATTGAATATATTTCAACTATATAATATCTTCATTTTTATTCATTAGCATAATATGATTACTATAGCACTTGATCCTGAAATGGTGGGAGAAGTGCTTAAGGTAATGCGATCTTTGGCTGATTCAGGAATGACGATGGTTGTTGTCACACATGAAATGAATTTTGCCAGAGAGGTTGCTAATAGGGTTATTTTTATGGCTGACGGACATATTGTAGAAGAAGACCGCCCAGAAAAACTTTTTACAGCACCTGAAAATAAAAGAACACAGGCATTTTTGAGTTCGGTTTTAAAACCGTTGGATAGTTAATTATGCAGAAGGAGTTTGTTGTATAGCAAAACAGTTATACTGATGGCAATTGCAATAAACAAGAAATAAGCAGCGGCTATTGCATTAAATAAA is a window encoding:
- a CDS encoding DUF389 domain-containing protein, whose protein sequence is MEPIKKLFTDLFILSEDRADIPEITQRINSGSTIKGTNMCILILAIFIASIGLNMNSTAVVIGAMLISPLMGVIMGIGYGMASYDTNYVKKSFFKLMFQVSLSVLASAIYFQLSPISTASSELLARTEPTIWDVLIAIFGGLAGIIGITRKEKSNVIPGVAIATALMPPLCTAGYGLSIHSAKFFLGALYLFFINSFFICLASFIFLKMIRIPSKAYISRRIFNRQRTYLVIIGILTIIPSIYMAYKSVKLNLETTEMKTYIADNFIFDNSQVISYKMLPNDKLLEIILIGQPLQEHEIASLTTSLKKYNQLRDFRLKIIQNNYSRAISKDDVQSLIENKLNESNNNNLLSTKEAELKKYKTLSVSYYPAYLRLNDDKKLLTSLNKSASILFPQVENIEGASISSTDDKGNIVFKKFFVIVFVKEAMQPKDAAKLQKWITAEANMPVMMNLQLSNAPQDNIISGNGINW